The nucleotide sequence CGACCCTGACCTCGAAGGCGCTTGACCGTGGCCTGCAGCCGCTGACTCAGATTGTCGAACATGAATCCCTGCCTCACGGGTCGCCCGCGCCGTGCGGCGGGGCGGATTGAACGGGTTTGAAGGGGAGGCGATCCGGCTTCGGCGACCCGCTCGGGCGGGGCCGGCGGGGCCGCGCGCCCTTCAAAGCCGGCGTCGCCTATGCCATGATTCCGCGCCGAATTATGACCCATCCCGTGCTGAATTTCCTCGCCATTGCGGCTTACGCGGCGGTGGGTCTGTTGCTCGCGGCCCGCCTGGGCCGCGGAGAAGCGGCCGCCGGCGCGGCGCGGACCTCCGTCCTCGCCGGCGTGCTTGCCGCGGTCGCGTTTCACGGCTGGATCCTCTATACCGACCTGCAGCTCGGCCCCACGCTCAACCTCTCCCTCACGAGCGCCTTCTCGCTCGTCGCGTGGGTGGTCGCGTGCCTTTACCTGCTCGCTTCGCTCTACCGCCCCATCGACAACCTCGGCGTCGTGATCATGCCGCTCGCGGCGCTCACGGTGCTCGTCGAATGGGCGTGGCCCTCGGAGCTTCCGATTCCGATGGCCTCCCGATCGCAGGCGATCCATATCGTCGTCTCGTTCCTCGCGTACGCGCTCCTGTGTCTCGCGGCCGTTCAGAGTTTGATGCTGCTCGCACAGGAGAGCCGGCTCCGCCGCAAGCAGGCGGGCGGCTTCGTGCGCGCGCTGCCGCCGATGCAGACGATGGAAGACGTGATGTTCGAGATGCTCGCGCTCGGCTTCGTGCTGCTCAGCCTCACGCTGGTCTCCGGCGTCTTTTTCTCGGAACATCTGTTCGGCAAGCCGCTGCCGCTGACGCACCACGTCGTCCTCTCGGCGCTCGCGTGGGTCGTGTACGGCGTGCTGCTGCTCGGGCGATGGCAGCTCGGCTGGCGCGGTCGCCAGGCCGTGCGGTGGACGCTCGGCGGATTCGCCCTGCTCGTGCTCGCCTACTTCGGCACGAAGTTCGTGCTCGAGGTCATCCTCGCGCGCTGAACGCCTTTTGCAGTCCCTGACGGAGCAAGGGTTTCATGACCGAATCGCTGGAGCTGACGCCGACCATCCTCGCGGTGCTCGGCATTCTCGCCCTCACGCTGTTTCTGTTCGTGTCGGAGATCGTTCGCGTGGACGTCGCCGCGATCGCCATCATGGTGCTGCTCGGCGTCAGCGGCCTCGTGGGCGCGAACGACACCTTCAGCGGCTTCGCCAGCAACGCGGTCGTCTCGATCATCGCGGTGATGATCCTCGGGGCCGGTCTCGACAAGACCGGCGCCATGAACCAGATCGCGCGGCCGATCATCCGCCTCGCCGGAAATACGGAAAGCCGGCTCATCGCCTTCATCGCGGGCGCGGTGGGCATCATTTCGAGCTTCATGCAGAACATCGGCGCGGCGGCGCTGTTCCTGCCGGCGGTCAAGCGCATCTCCACGCGCACCGCCATCCCGCTGTCGCGCCTGCTCATGCCCATGGGCTTCTGCGCGATCCTCGGCGGCACGGTCACGCTCGTGGGCTCCAGCCCCCTCATCCTCCTGAACGACCTCGTGACCACCGCAAATCGCGCGCTCCCGGAGGGTGCGAGCCCGATCCCGGTGTTCGAGCTGTTCGAGGTGACGCCGATCGGGCTCATCCTGATCGCCACCGGCATTCTCTACTTCGTGCTGCTCGGCAAGCGCATCCTCCCGGCCACGAGCGGCGCGGAAGCCGACCTCCAGAGCACGATGGAGTACCTCGCCCGCCACTACAACCTCGAGGGCCAGCTGTTCGAGGTGACGGTGCCGCCCGAGAGCACGCTCGCCGGGGGGAACATCGATTTCGTGCGCGCGCAGTCGGGCTACCGCATCAGCGTCGTGGCGCTCGCCCGCGACCGGGCGATCACCCTCGCGCCGGTCCGCGACACCGTGGTACAGCCCGGTGACGTCCTGGGCATGTTCGGCCACCGCGAGCACGTCGCCCGCTTCGCCGAGACCTTCAAGCTCGACGTGAGCAGCAGCCTGCAACGATTCGACGAAGTGCTGTCCCCCGGGCAGTCGGGCCTCTCGGAGGTGGTGATCGCGCCGCGCTCCTCGCTGACCGGAAAGACCATGCGCGAGATCAAGTTCCGGCTCAAATACCAGGCGACGATCCTTGCGCTGCACCGGGGCGGCGCCGTCATCACGGAGAAGCTCTCGGACGTCCCCTTTCAGCCGGGCGACACCCTGCTGCTGCATTCCAGCTGGGAGTCCCTCGCCCTGCTCGATCAGGACCGGGACTTCATCGTCATCACCGACTACCCGCAGCAGGACCTGGGCATGCGCCCGGACAAGCTGAAGTACGCCGCGGTGTTCTTTCTCGTGTCCATCGGGCTCGTGCTGTTCACTGACCTGCGTCTCTCGACCGCCTTCATGACCGGCGCCATCGGGATGATCCTCACCGGCGTGCTGCGTATCGATGAGGCCTACCAGTCGATCGACTGGCGCACCGTGTTCCTGCTGGCGGGCCTCATACCGCTCGGCATCGCGGTGGAACAGTCCGGCACGGCCGCCTGGATCGCGCACAACATCCTCATGCTCCTCGGGGAAGTACCGCAGTGGGTGCTGCTGACCGTGGTCGTGGTCCTGGCGACCGCCTTCTCGCTCGTGATGTCGAACGTGGGCGCGACCGTGCTGCTCGTTCCGCTGGCGATCAAGATCGCCCTCGGCGCCGGTTTCGACCCGCGACTCTTCGCGCTCGCCGTGGGACTCGCCACGTCGAACTCGTTCATCCTGCCTACCCATCAGGTGAACGCGCTGATCATGGGCGCGGGCGGCTACCGCAACAGGGATTTCCTCCGTGCCGGCGGGATCATGACCCTGATCTTCATCGTCGTCGTCGTGACGATGCTCTCGCTGTTCTACTGACGTGCCCCGACGGCGGAAATGGATGAGCGCATCGTCGCTGATCGCTCCCAGGCGGGCGGCGACGTGATCCGGCCCTCGTGAACCTCGACCGACGGCTGCGTGTGCCGGTCGCCGGGCCCTGGCTCCGGCGGCTGCTGCCGTTCGTCGCCTGGATGCCGGAGCTGCGCGACGGCCGCATCCTGCGCACCGACTTCGTGGCGGGTCTCACCGTCGCCCTCGTGCTGATACCGCAATCGATGGCGTACGCGCAGCTCGCCGGCCTCCCGCCCTACTACGGCCTCTACGCCGCCTTCCTGCCGCCGCTGGTCGCCGCGCTCTTCGGATCGTCGCGCCAGCTCGCCACCGGTCCTGTGGCGGTCGTCTCGCTGATGACCGCCGCCGCCCTCGAGCCGATCGCCGCCGCCGGCGGCCCGGGCTACATCGCCTACGCGATCACGCTCTCCCTCATCGTCGGCGTGTTCCAGTTCGCGCTCGGGCTGCTGCGGCTCGGCGTCCTGGTCAATTTTCTCTCGCACCCCGTCGTGGTCGGGTTCACGAACGCGGCGGCGATCATCATCGCCACCTCGCAGCTGGACAAGATCTTCGGCGTGCGCGTGGAGAAGGCCGCCCACCACTACGAGACGGTCTGGGCCACCGTGGTCGCGGCCGCGAGCTACATCCACTGGCCGACCTTCGTCATGGCCGTGGCGGCGTTCACGATCATGATCGTGCTCCGACGCGTCAATCGGCGGCTGCCCAACGTCCTGATTGCCGTCGGCGTCACCACCGTGCTGGCCTGGGCGACCGGATTCGAGAAGGTGCAGCAGGCCGCGCTCGATCAGTTCCCGGCCTCGGCCGTGCAGGAGGTGGTGGCCGACCAGCTGAGGCTCAGGGACGAGATCCCGCAGTTCGACGCCCGGCTGGCCGAGGCGCGTGCGCGTCTCGCCGAGACGGTCGCCCGCCATGGCTGGAACGATGCGCGCGCGCTCGCCGCGCAGCACGCGATCGACACGCTGAAGCTGCAGCGCGACCGGCGGGTGAAGACCGCCGCGGCCGACCTGAAGGAGCTGCGCGCGGTGCGCTTCCGTTATGTCCCCGGCGCCGAGGGCGCGCCCGGCCGCTATTATCTCCTCGCCAACCTCCCCGAGGGCGCGCACGACGACGGCAACATCTGGCGCATCCGCACCATCGGCGAGGACGGGTCGCTGGAGATGAACGGCGGCGGCAACGTCGTGGGTGCGATTCCGCGCGGCGTACCCTCGCTCGCGCTGCCGAAGTTCGACCTGTCGGTCGTGCTGCAGCTCCTCTCCGCCGCGATCACGATCTCGCTGATCGGCTTCATGGAGGCGATCTCCATCGCCAAGGCGATGGCGACCAAGACGCGGCAGAAAGTCGACGCGAACCAGGAGTTGATCGGCCAGGGTCTGAGCAACGTCGTCGGCAGCCTGTTCCAGAGCTACCCCACTTCCGGTTCGTTCTCGCGCTCGGCGGTGAACATGGACGCCGGCGCGGTGACCGGCTTCTCTTCGGTCGTGACGAGCCTCATCGTCGTGGTGACGCTGCTGTGGCTCACGCCGCTCCTTTATCACCTTCCCCAGGCGACGCTGGCCGCGGTAATCATGATGGCGGTGGTCGGCCTCATCAACGTGCGCGCGATCCGGCATGCCTGGCAGGCCCAGCGCCAGGACGGCGTCGTCGCCGTCGTGACCTTCGCGCTGACGCTCGCGTTCGCGCCGCACCTCGACAAGGGGATCCTCGTCGGTGTCGGCCTCGCCCTGATCCTTTACCTGTACCGGACGATGCAGCCGCGCGTGGCGATCCTCGCGCGCCATCCCGACGGGACGCTGCGCGACGCCGAGGTGTTCGGTCTCAAGACCTGCGAGAACATCTCGATGATCCGCTTCGACGGCTCGCTCTACTTCGCGAACACGAGCTACTTCGAGGACAAGGTCCAGGAGCGCGTCGCCGTCCGGCCGAACCTGCGCTACGTGATCGTCGTCGGGGACGGCATCAACCAGATCGACGCCACCGGCGAGGAGATGCTCGCGCACCTCGCCGATCGGCTGGAGAAGGCCGGCATCCGGATGGTGTTCACGGGCCTGAAGAAACAGGTGATCGACGCGTTCCAGCGCACCGGCTTGTATCGCCGGCTGGGACCGGACCGGTTCTTCCGGACGGAGGAGCAGGCGCTCGACCAGGCGTGGAAGGAGCTCGGCGGCAATCACGAGGCGGACTGCCCGCTCAACGTCGTCTGCCCGATCGAGCTCACCCCCGGCGCCAGGGCCAGCTGAGTCGGCGGGCTGTCCCGACCGCTGGAAATCCCCGGTTCTGACCGGGACTCTCGCGGTGCTAGAATCCGGGCTTCGCCACACGGAGAGGCCCCCGGCCCTTGATCGACGTTCCCCTAGGTGCGCTCGTCGGCGCCCTCATCTTCCTCATCCTGCTCTCCGCCTTCTTCTCCGCCGCCGAGATCGGCCTGATGACACTGAACCGCTACCGGCTCCGGCACCTCGCCGAGTCGGGGCATCGCGGCGCGCGCATGGCGCACCGGCTTCTCGAGCGGCCGGACCGGTTGCTCGGCATCATTCTTCTCGGCAACAACTTCGCGAACATCGCCGCCTCCTCGGTCGCGACGCTGATCGCGCTCGAGGTCTACGGCGAGGCGGCCATCGGCATCGCCGCCGGCCTGCTCACGCTGATCGTGCTGATCTTCGCCGAGGTCGCGCCGAAAACGTTCGCCGCGCTGCACCCGGAGCGCACGGCCTTCCCCGCTTCCTTCCTGTTGCGGCCCCTGCTCGCGCTGTTCTACCCGCTGGTCTGGCTCGTCAACGTCATCGCGAACCGCTTCCTGCGCCTGGTCGGCGTGTCCGTCCAGTCGCGACCCCGGGAGCAGCTCACGGCCGAGGAGCTGCGCGCCATCGTGCTCGAGGCGGGCGCGCTCATGCCGGAATCCCATCAGGACATGCTGCTCGCGATCCTCGACCTCGAAAACGTGACGGTCGAGGACGTGATGGTGCCGCGCGGCAAGATCGAGGGGATCGACATCGACGGCGACTGGACCGACGTCGTCGGCCAGCTCACGACTGCGCGGCACACGCGCCTGCCGGTGTACCACGGCAGCCTGGACAACGTGTCGGGGATCATTCACCTGCGCAAGGTGCTGAACCTCATGCGCGAGGGCGAGCTCGATCCGGAATCGTTCCGGCGTGGGCTGGTCGATGCCTACTTCGTTCCGCAGGGTACCTCGCTCACCAAGCAGTTGCTGAACTTCAAGGAGTCCGGCCGGCGCATCGGCCTCGTCGTCGACGAGTACGGCGACATTCAGGGGCTGGTGACGATCAACGACATTCTCGAGGAGATCGTCGGCGATTTCAGCCTCAAGACGTTCGGCCGTCCGGAGGACATCCGGTCGGAAGACGACGGCACCTACATCGTGCGCGGAACCGTGAGCCTGCGCGATCTCAATCGACGCCTCGGCTGGGGCCTGCCGACCGAGGAGTCCCGCACCCTGAACGGCCTGATCGTGGAGTACCTCGAGGACATCCCGGAGCCGGGCACGAGCCTCATGCTCAACGGCTACATGGTGGAGGTGTTGCGCACGCGCGGCACCGCGGTGGACGTCGCCCGCATCCGGCCGATGACGCCGGCGCCCGCCCCCGCGCCGCCCCCCGAGCAGACCTCCGCCTAGTCGCTCACCCCCGCCCGGCGGCCGCGCCCGGCTGCGCCCACGGCCCGAGCCCCAGACTCACGTTGCGCGCGGTCAGGAACCGCTGGCCGATGTCCTCCCAGTTCCAGATGTTCCACACCGCCTCGAAGAACTTCGCCTTGTCCGCGCGATACTGCAGGTAGTACGCGTGCTCCCAGGCATCGAGCACCATGATGGGCATGCTCGCCTGTGGGGTCTCCGACTGGTGATCGTGGATCTGCACGGCGATCAGCCGTCCGCCCGCCGGGTCCCAGGCGAGCGCGGCCCAGCCGGAGCCCATGATGGTGGAGGCGGTGCGGATCATCTGCGTGCGGAAGGCGTCGAACGACCCGAAATCCCGGTCGATCTGCTCGGCGAGGGCGCCGTCCGGGCGGCCGCCGCCGTTCCGCCGAAGGTTCTGCCAGAAGAGCGAGTGCAGCACGTGACCGGAAACGTGGAACGCGAGCGCGCGCTCCAGCGGCGCGGTACGGGCGAAATCGTTCTTGCTCCTCGCTTCCGCGAGCTGCTCGATCGTCTGGTTCGCGCCGTCCACGTAGGCGCGGTGATGGCGGTCGTGATGCAGCTGCATGATCTCGCCCGAGATGTGCGGCTCGAGCGCGCCATAGTCGTAAGGGAGATCGAGGAGGAAGTAGCGGTTCATGGCAAGGCTCCTTTTGCGCGTGGTTAAACCCTGTCCAAGGGCAAAGCGGGCATGTTAGGAAAGCGCCCGGCGCGTGACAACGCCCACAGGCCTCCTTCCGCGCGCAGGTCCCTAATCCGCGGCCGCCTCGCCGTCGTCCGCCGGCACCTCGCACTCCCCGGTGTCTTCCTTGCCACGCCAGTCGCGATCGGGCCACTCGGCGCGCGGCACCCGCGGGGCGTCCGGGTCGACCGCCGCGCGCGCCCGCTCGACGCGTTCCGCGGTGACCGGATGACTCGAGAGGAACGACTGATTCGCCTTCTCGCGCTTGCCCGAGAGGCGCTCCATGAGGGCGGCGAACGATTCCGGCGAACGCCCGCGCTCTTTCAGCAACTCGAAAGCGTAGGCATCCGCCTCGCTCTCGAAATCGCGCGAATATTTCGCGCGCGCGAGAACCACGGGCAGGCCGGCCACCGCGCCGCCGAGCGTCGCCGCGTCGGCGGTGAGCGTGGCGATGACGACGGCGAGCGCCGAATCCTGCACGAGGTGGCGAAGCGTATGGCGATGCTCGACGTGGCCGATCTCGTGGGCGAGCACCGCCAACACCTCGTCCGGCGACTCGCCGGCGCGCACCATGGCGTCCGTGACGACCACCACCCCGCCCGGGAGCGCGAAGGCGTTCGGGCCGACGAACGACTTGCGGAACTCGAGGCGCAAGTGCGGCTCCGTGGGCAGGCCCTGCTTGAGCTCGTCGAAGCCCCTGCTCACGATACCGCGGATGTCCTCGTCGAGCTCGGAGGCCTCGAACCACTCGTGCTCGTCGAGCCACGCGAGCGTCTTCTCGCCGAGCTCCCGCTCGGTCTCGATCGGCACGCGCGCGGCCACCTTTTCCGCGAGCACGGGCAGCCCGTAGACGTACCCGGACAGCAGGACGACGGCCGTGAGGGCGATGCTGGCGACCGTCACGGCGACGCGCTGCTCCAGCCAGGCGACCAGCCCCTCGGACGGAACCTCCTGGGGCAGGAGATCCAGGCGCGGATCGTCCGCGCACTCGAGCTGTCCGCCGTTGGGCAGCGCGATGAAGCGGTTCGAGCGCGCGACGCGCGGCGAGACGCGCAGCGTCGACCGTGCGAATCGCTCGGTCAGCCGCTCGCCGATGAGGACCGCCTGGCGTCCCGCCACGAACAGCGTCGCGGGGACCGGCAGGGGCCGGCGACCGTCGTAGTACCGGCCCTCCAGCGTCAGGGCGCCGGCGCTCACAGCGAAAGGTCCAGATCGAAGAACTCGCCGACCTCCGCGCCGGCCGCGCGCACGGCGCTCGCCGCTCCCGCATTGAACGCGTCGAGCTCGCCGTCCAGGAGCACGCGCATGTTCTCGGCGCGGTACCGGAGCGTGCGGACGACCGCCCACGGGATGAGCAGGCCGAGCGTGCCCAGAATGCCGAGCGCGTTCGTGACGTAGAGTTTCGCGAGCCCGCGGGCCCTGAGCGTGGACTGGAACCGCAGCGGTCCCAGCCGCGTGTGGTTCCAGACCAGGTTCGCGAGATGCGCCTGCACGAACGCGAACGCGAGCACGTAACCGGCATAGGCGGGAAGCATCGCGAGCAGGAAGGCGTACGGGCGCGTGCCGGCGACCTGGGCGGACGCGGCGACGAGCAGGCCCGTCGCGAACGCGGCGCCCGCGATGATGAGCCCGGCCTTGAAGTACACCGCGAAGAACTGCCCGCCGGTCGCCGACAGTTCGCCGTGCTCGCCGCCGAAGCCGGTGTGGCTCACCAGAAAGTGCTTCAGACGTTTGATCCACCAGGGGAACGCGAGACTGAAGACGCCGAACGCCGCCACGCCGAACCAGGGGTTACCCCACCAGTTGAACATGCTGCCGACGACGAGAACCGCAACGAGGCCCCAGGCGTAGATCGTCTTCGCCGCGTCGAGGTAGCGCGCGCCGAACTGAAACGTCATGTTGCGGAACGCCGAGTACCGGGCGTTGAACGCGGCGGAGCGGACGACCACCCACGGCGCGAGTGCCGCGCCGGCCGCGAGCACGTAGGGCATCACCGACGTGAAGTAGTGACTGGAGAGGTAATAAACGACGAACACGACGGCGGCGATGATGCGGCCCTTCAGGATCGGCAGCGGTTGCGCGAGATACTGGAACGGCGTGCCGACGAGCCTCGTGTGCGCGTAGAAGTAGCGCTTCTTGCGGACCTTCGCCCAGGCGGAAAAGACGCCGAGCGTGAGCAACGTCAGGCACAGGTTCACCGCCCAGACGCGGAAGTACTCGCGCGCCGAGCCGCTGAACTCGAGCGCGAGCACGCGCTCCGACGGCGCGCCGGCCGCGGCCGGCGCCGGCGGTACCGGCTCGACTGTCTGTTGGGATGCCCCTTGCACCCGCCCTCCCTGTCGCGTTCAAGGTGACGCGGGCGCGGCCGCCCGAGGACGACGCTCACTCGGTCCGGTCGCGAGGCCTCTGTTTGGCCGCCACCTCATCCCGAATGTAGACGGGAACCGCCTCATCTGCACGGACCGCGCGGCCGGCCGCCAGCGCGGGCACCGCGAGGCGCGCGAGATCCGCGGCGTGCGGAAAGGCGCCCGGCGTCCAGCCGGCGAGCCGGCCAGCGAGACGCGCGGTCAGCGTGTCGTGGTACTGATCCCACCCGGTACCCGCCCCCTGCCACCCCTCGCCCTCCGGGAGCGGCACGTGCGCCGGCGCGATGACGCGCTCTTCCCCGCGGAGCGCCATCAGGCCCTGCGGCGAACGCTCGTACGCCCCCCAGTAAACCTGCTGCATCCGGGCGTCGAACGCCGCCAGAACGCGGTCCGCCTTCTGTCCCTGGGCCAGCGCGGCGAGCGAAGAGATCGGGACGACCGGCCGGTCGATGCCGAAGGCGAGACCCTGCACCACGCCGGCACCGATACGCAATCCCGTGAACGAGCCGGGCCCGCGCCCGAAGGCGAACGCGTCGAGCTGAGCGAGCCCGACCCCGGCCTCCGCCAGGAGTTCGGACACCATGATCAGGATGCGCTCGGCATGACGCGTGCCGAGCTCGAAGCGCTCGAGGGTGCGGTCTTCGATCGACACCGCGACCGTACACGCCTCGGTGGAGGTATCGAGGGCGAGCAGTTTCACGTTTGCGGCAACGATGGGCCGTCGGATCGCGCCGACTCGCCGAACCGGGCGCGTATCGCCTCGACCCGGCGACGGTTCACGCCGAAGTCGTACCGCCCCACGCGCGAGGCCGAGCGCACGTGCACCACCCGCGCGTCCGCGTCGACATGGAACTCGACGTCGTCCACGAAACGGAACACGAGACTCGTGAATTCCGTCTGCAACCGCGGGCCGTCCTCGCGCACGATCCGCGCGCGGGGAAAGCGCGCGATCACCTCTTTCAGGCGCGCGAGCGCCCGGTCCGCGGCGCCTTCGAACGCGATGGGATCGATCCGGTGCGCGTCGTCCACCGCCTGGCTGGAGACGCAGTTCGGCGAGTCGGGGCACGGTGCAAGCGCGGTGTCCACCGCGCTCGCCGGATCAGCCACGGCCACGAGCGGGAGCAGCATGACGAGGCCCGAGATCCGGGGCGAAATCAGACACCCCTCGGCCCGAGCGGCTCGTCGTCCCGCGCCTCGCACGCCGTGCAGCCCGGGCGAAAGACGGAAAAGTAGCGCACGTAAAGGAAAACCCAGACCGGCAGAAGAACGATCCACACCCAGTCGCCGAAGGCCGGCTGCGCGAGATCGCCCTTCCACCAGGCGAATGCCACGTCCAGCGACCGGATCAACACCGCGAAGAGAACGACCCACGTCGCCACCAGCAGGCCGGTGCGCACGTACGGCCGTCGCAGCGCCCTCATCCGAGGCGCTCCGTCAACGCCCGCTCGAGCGCGGCCCGGTCGACGCCATGAGACGCGCCGTTACGATGCCGGACGGCCCAGACGGGATCCGGGAAATGCGCGTCGTCGCCAAAGCGCGGGATCACGTGCCAATGAAGGTGCGAAACCTGGTTTCCGAGGGAAGCGAGGTTGATCTTGAGGGGCGAGAGCGTCGCGCGCAACGCCGCTTCCGTGGCGTACACCACCGACATCAGGCGATCGCGGTCCTCGGCCGCCAGATCCGTCATCTCCCGCACGTGCGCTCTCCAGATCACCCGGCAGAACCCGGGGTAGTCGGCGTCTCCCACCAGGATCACCCGGCAGCGGTCGTCGCGCCAAAGCGCCGTTTCGTCACGCGCCGCACAGAGCGGGCAACCGGACTCAGGCGACGGCAACCGGCTTCACCTTCGCCGCGGCGTCCTTGGCGCGTCTCCGCGCCTCGCCGACGTCCGG is from Sulfurifustis variabilis and encodes:
- a CDS encoding YjgN family protein — its product is MQGASQQTVEPVPPAPAAAGAPSERVLALEFSGSAREYFRVWAVNLCLTLLTLGVFSAWAKVRKKRYFYAHTRLVGTPFQYLAQPLPILKGRIIAAVVFVVYYLSSHYFTSVMPYVLAAGAALAPWVVVRSAAFNARYSAFRNMTFQFGARYLDAAKTIYAWGLVAVLVVGSMFNWWGNPWFGVAAFGVFSLAFPWWIKRLKHFLVSHTGFGGEHGELSATGGQFFAVYFKAGLIIAGAAFATGLLVAASAQVAGTRPYAFLLAMLPAYAGYVLAFAFVQAHLANLVWNHTRLGPLRFQSTLRARGLAKLYVTNALGILGTLGLLIPWAVVRTLRYRAENMRVLLDGELDAFNAGAASAVRAAGAEVGEFFDLDLSL
- a CDS encoding M48 family metallopeptidase — protein: MSAGALTLEGRYYDGRRPLPVPATLFVAGRQAVLIGERLTERFARSTLRVSPRVARSNRFIALPNGGQLECADDPRLDLLPQEVPSEGLVAWLEQRVAVTVASIALTAVVLLSGYVYGLPVLAEKVAARVPIETERELGEKTLAWLDEHEWFEASELDEDIRGIVSRGFDELKQGLPTEPHLRLEFRKSFVGPNAFALPGGVVVVTDAMVRAGESPDEVLAVLAHEIGHVEHRHTLRHLVQDSALAVVIATLTADAATLGGAVAGLPVVLARAKYSRDFESEADAYAFELLKERGRSPESFAALMERLSGKREKANQSFLSSHPVTAERVERARAAVDPDAPRVPRAEWPDRDWRGKEDTGECEVPADDGEAAAD
- the tsaB gene encoding tRNA (adenosine(37)-N6)-threonylcarbamoyltransferase complex dimerization subunit type 1 TsaB; translation: MKLLALDTSTEACTVAVSIEDRTLERFELGTRHAERILIMVSELLAEAGVGLAQLDAFAFGRGPGSFTGLRIGAGVVQGLAFGIDRPVVPISSLAALAQGQKADRVLAAFDARMQQVYWGAYERSPQGLMALRGEERVIAPAHVPLPEGEGWQGAGTGWDQYHDTLTARLAGRLAGWTPGAFPHAADLARLAVPALAAGRAVRADEAVPVYIRDEVAAKQRPRDRTE
- a CDS encoding cytochrome C assembly family protein; translation: MTHPVLNFLAIAAYAAVGLLLAARLGRGEAAAGAARTSVLAGVLAAVAFHGWILYTDLQLGPTLNLSLTSAFSLVAWVVACLYLLASLYRPIDNLGVVIMPLAALTVLVEWAWPSELPIPMASRSQAIHIVVSFLAYALLCLAAVQSLMLLAQESRLRRKQAGGFVRALPPMQTMEDVMFEMLALGFVLLSLTLVSGVFFSEHLFGKPLPLTHHVVLSALAWVVYGVLLLGRWQLGWRGRQAVRWTLGGFALLVLAYFGTKFVLEVILAR
- a CDS encoding HlyC/CorC family transporter; translation: MIDVPLGALVGALIFLILLSAFFSAAEIGLMTLNRYRLRHLAESGHRGARMAHRLLERPDRLLGIILLGNNFANIAASSVATLIALEVYGEAAIGIAAGLLTLIVLIFAEVAPKTFAALHPERTAFPASFLLRPLLALFYPLVWLVNVIANRFLRLVGVSVQSRPREQLTAEELRAIVLEAGALMPESHQDMLLAILDLENVTVEDVMVPRGKIEGIDIDGDWTDVVGQLTTARHTRLPVYHGSLDNVSGIIHLRKVLNLMREGELDPESFRRGLVDAYFVPQGTSLTKQLLNFKESGRRIGLVVDEYGDIQGLVTINDILEEIVGDFSLKTFGRPEDIRSEDDGTYIVRGTVSLRDLNRRLGWGLPTEESRTLNGLIVEYLEDIPEPGTSLMLNGYMVEVLRTRGTAVDVARIRPMTPAPAPAPPPEQTSA
- a CDS encoding HIT family protein, which gives rise to MPSPESGCPLCAARDETALWRDDRCRVILVGDADYPGFCRVIWRAHVREMTDLAAEDRDRLMSVVYATEAALRATLSPLKINLASLGNQVSHLHWHVIPRFGDDAHFPDPVWAVRHRNGASHGVDRAALERALTERLG
- a CDS encoding SLC13 family permease, coding for MTESLELTPTILAVLGILALTLFLFVSEIVRVDVAAIAIMVLLGVSGLVGANDTFSGFASNAVVSIIAVMILGAGLDKTGAMNQIARPIIRLAGNTESRLIAFIAGAVGIISSFMQNIGAAALFLPAVKRISTRTAIPLSRLLMPMGFCAILGGTVTLVGSSPLILLNDLVTTANRALPEGASPIPVFELFEVTPIGLILIATGILYFVLLGKRILPATSGAEADLQSTMEYLARHYNLEGQLFEVTVPPESTLAGGNIDFVRAQSGYRISVVALARDRAITLAPVRDTVVQPGDVLGMFGHREHVARFAETFKLDVSSSLQRFDEVLSPGQSGLSEVVIAPRSSLTGKTMREIKFRLKYQATILALHRGGAVITEKLSDVPFQPGDTLLLHSSWESLALLDQDRDFIVITDYPQQDLGMRPDKLKYAAVFFLVSIGLVLFTDLRLSTAFMTGAIGMILTGVLRIDEAYQSIDWRTVFLLAGLIPLGIAVEQSGTAAWIAHNILMLLGEVPQWVLLTVVVVLATAFSLVMSNVGATVLLVPLAIKIALGAGFDPRLFALAVGLATSNSFILPTHQVNALIMGAGGYRNRDFLRAGGIMTLIFIVVVVTMLSLFY
- a CDS encoding SulP family inorganic anion transporter, whose product is MNLDRRLRVPVAGPWLRRLLPFVAWMPELRDGRILRTDFVAGLTVALVLIPQSMAYAQLAGLPPYYGLYAAFLPPLVAALFGSSRQLATGPVAVVSLMTAAALEPIAAAGGPGYIAYAITLSLIVGVFQFALGLLRLGVLVNFLSHPVVVGFTNAAAIIIATSQLDKIFGVRVEKAAHHYETVWATVVAAASYIHWPTFVMAVAAFTIMIVLRRVNRRLPNVLIAVGVTTVLAWATGFEKVQQAALDQFPASAVQEVVADQLRLRDEIPQFDARLAEARARLAETVARHGWNDARALAAQHAIDTLKLQRDRRVKTAAADLKELRAVRFRYVPGAEGAPGRYYLLANLPEGAHDDGNIWRIRTIGEDGSLEMNGGGNVVGAIPRGVPSLALPKFDLSVVLQLLSAAITISLIGFMEAISIAKAMATKTRQKVDANQELIGQGLSNVVGSLFQSYPTSGSFSRSAVNMDAGAVTGFSSVVTSLIVVVTLLWLTPLLYHLPQATLAAVIMMAVVGLINVRAIRHAWQAQRQDGVVAVVTFALTLAFAPHLDKGILVGVGLALILYLYRTMQPRVAILARHPDGTLRDAEVFGLKTCENISMIRFDGSLYFANTSYFEDKVQERVAVRPNLRYVIVVGDGINQIDATGEEMLAHLADRLEKAGIRMVFTGLKKQVIDAFQRTGLYRRLGPDRFFRTEEQALDQAWKELGGNHEADCPLNVVCPIELTPGARAS
- a CDS encoding superoxide dismutase; translation: MNRYFLLDLPYDYGALEPHISGEIMQLHHDRHHRAYVDGANQTIEQLAEARSKNDFARTAPLERALAFHVSGHVLHSLFWQNLRRNGGGRPDGALAEQIDRDFGSFDAFRTQMIRTASTIMGSGWAALAWDPAGGRLIAVQIHDHQSETPQASMPIMVLDAWEHAYYLQYRADKAKFFEAVWNIWNWEDIGQRFLTARNVSLGLGPWAQPGAAAGRG
- a CDS encoding DUF1499 domain-containing protein — its product is MLLPLVAVADPASAVDTALAPCPDSPNCVSSQAVDDAHRIDPIAFEGAADRALARLKEVIARFPRARIVREDGPRLQTEFTSLVFRFVDDVEFHVDADARVVHVRSASRVGRYDFGVNRRRVEAIRARFGESARSDGPSLPQT